One Opisthocomus hoazin isolate bOpiHoa1 chromosome 25, bOpiHoa1.hap1, whole genome shotgun sequence DNA window includes the following coding sequences:
- the LOC142364127 gene encoding putative E3 ubiquitin-protein ligase makorin-1 has translation MEPGSLVASGALRGGCLRPLCRNFARGFCRWGQSCRFSHDRKSAQVCRYFQRGFCSYGEQCSYQHTREEPVPAGTRCGPVPTVPPGSVPAAVARGWGGARCGSAHPVSSVTHVASKFPSEEVEEGEKDKNIPAPDNIPRGAIGGEFVPARARGASGSQPRGLGLDPSSSDPREAVVETATGTDPAEVPAELGAAAALVPTAALRTRSEAVVCGICMDRVYEKPLPEERLFGILPNCSHAYCVGCIRKWRRSRDFQSTVIKACPECRVTSGYYIPHKYWVSDAGEKEKLIETFKARMGKIRCNFFVRNRGFCPFKSDCIYLHELPAGRPPRRRRQRPRMPVEFSPSPSESSDEEDEEYRMLEWALTLMETDFRYWSYGHEMLFTDSSDSD, from the exons ATGGAGCCGGGCTCGCTGGTGGCTTCTGGGGCGTTAAGGGGGGGCTGTCTGAGACCCCTGTGCAG GAATTTTGCCCGTGGATTCTGCCGGTGGGGCCAGAGCTGCCGCTTCTCGCACGACAGAAAGTCAGCCCAGGTCTGCAGGTACTTCCAGAGAGGGTTTTGCAGCTACGGAGAGCAATGCAG CTACCAGCACACCCGAGAGGAACCGGTGCCAGCGGGCACCCGCTGTGGTCCCGTGCCCACCGTGCCCCCCGGCAGCGTGCCTGCGGCGgtggcccggggctgggggggagcccGGTGTGGGTCGGCCCACCCTGTCTCCAGTGTGACGCACGTGGCCTCCAAGTTCCCAAGCGAGGAGgttgaggagggagagaaagacaagaacaTCCCAGCACCTGACAACATCCCCCGTGGGGCCATCGGTGGAGAGTTTGTCCCTGCACGAGCTCGGGGTGCCTCAG gctcccaACCGCGAGGGCTGGGACTGGATCCGAGCTCCTCTGACCCCAGAGAGGCGGTGGTGGAGACAGCGACGGGGACTGACCCTGCAGAG GTCCccgcagagctgggtgctgcggCCGCCCTGGTCCCCACCGCAGCCCTGAGGACCCGCAGCGAGGCCGTGGTGTGCGGCATCTGCATGGACCGGGTGTACGAGAAGCCGCTGCCGGAGGAGCGGCTCTTCGGGATCCTCCCAAACTGCAGCCACGCGTACTGCGTGGGCTGCATCCGCAAGTGGCGTCGCAGCCGGGACTTCCAGAGCACGGTCATCAA GGCCTGCCCGGAGTGTCGGGTCACCTCCGGTTACTACATCCCCCACAAATACTGGGTCTCGGACGCGGGTGAGAAGGAGAAGCTCATCGAAACCTTCAAGGCGCGGATGGG GAAAATCAGGTGCAACTTCTTTGTCCGGAACCGCGGCTTCTGCCCCTTCAAGTCAGACTGCATCTACCTGCACGAGCTGCCCGCCGGCCGGCCGCCGCGACGCCGAAGGCAGCGGCCGAGGATGCCTGTT GAGTTCAGCCCTTCTCCCTCGGAGAGCTCTGACGAGGAGGATGAGGAGTACCGCATGCTTGAATGGGCTCTCACCCTGATGGAGACGGACTTTCGGTACTGGAGTTACGGCCACGAGATGCTCTTCACGGACTCCAGCGACTCCGACTGA